A genome region from Pseudodesulfovibrio alkaliphilus includes the following:
- a CDS encoding CDP-alcohol phosphatidyltransferase family protein — MWPAVGRTDGGIDGKRAGNAMDYFNFEERASQRDFAGMRDRIFSPVVGLLARLRVTPNQVSAAGVGFLVLAGLTPPSLAWLAFVGMALYVLCDGLDGPLARRTGTPHPGGLLVDIVADQLGVIVLPAAAVYHIGAWGPAMVLFAATYVAFIGLVIYANELGVKLRRFVRSKYVFYLLYLASLHFNRDLVTLFCAAFALYHCVETFATLRRIYSFHAARQAASPQDAPPPQKRRDTP, encoded by the coding sequence GTGTGGCCCGCTGTCGGGCGCACCGACGGCGGGATCGACGGCAAACGGGCAGGCAACGCCATGGACTATTTCAACTTTGAGGAACGGGCCAGCCAGCGCGACTTCGCGGGAATGCGCGACCGGATTTTCTCGCCGGTTGTCGGGCTGCTGGCGCGGCTTCGGGTCACGCCCAACCAGGTTTCGGCGGCCGGAGTCGGATTCCTTGTGCTGGCCGGGCTGACGCCTCCCTCCCTGGCCTGGCTGGCATTCGTGGGCATGGCCTTGTATGTGCTCTGCGACGGCCTGGACGGGCCTCTGGCCCGCAGGACCGGCACGCCCCACCCCGGCGGGCTGCTGGTGGACATTGTGGCCGACCAGCTCGGGGTCATTGTCCTGCCTGCCGCGGCCGTCTACCATATCGGGGCGTGGGGGCCTGCCATGGTCCTCTTCGCCGCCACCTACGTGGCCTTTATCGGGCTGGTCATCTACGCCAACGAGCTGGGCGTGAAGCTGCGCCGCTTTGTCCGTTCCAAATACGTCTTTTATCTGCTTTACCTCGCCTCGCTCCATTTCAACAGGGACCTGGTCACGCTTTTTTGCGCGGCCTTTGCCCTCTACCATTGCGTGGAGACCTTCGCGACCCTGCGCCGCATTTACTCCTTTCACGCCGCCCGTCAGGCCGCATCGCCCCAGGACGCCCCTCCGCCACAGAAGCGCCGCGACACCCCCTGA
- a CDS encoding exodeoxyribonuclease III, which produces MIIYSWNVNGYRAVLRKNFRDWLDGCGGDIVMLQETKVHPDQLAPGEREPDAYANHYWNWSKKKKGYSGVACFANPEPLAVTTGLPDARFRDEGRVLHLEYPEFHLFNIYFPNGQMGDDRLAFKMGFYDAFLDHAEALRRTKPIVVGGDFNTAHCEIDLKNPKANAERSGFLPEERAWIDRFIAHGYVDTFRLFEDGPGHYSWWSYRFNARQNNAGWRIDYFFVSEELRPKVTRAWIEPEVPGSDHCPVGVEIDTA; this is translated from the coding sequence ATTTACTCCTGGAACGTCAACGGCTACCGGGCTGTGCTCAGGAAGAACTTTCGCGACTGGCTGGACGGCTGCGGCGGCGATATTGTCATGCTTCAGGAGACCAAGGTCCACCCGGACCAGCTCGCGCCCGGGGAACGCGAGCCCGACGCCTACGCCAACCACTACTGGAACTGGTCCAAGAAGAAAAAGGGCTACTCCGGGGTGGCCTGCTTCGCCAATCCCGAGCCCCTGGCCGTGACCACCGGGCTGCCCGACGCCCGCTTCCGTGACGAGGGGCGTGTGCTGCATCTGGAATATCCCGAGTTCCACCTCTTCAACATCTACTTCCCCAACGGCCAGATGGGCGACGATCGTCTCGCCTTCAAGATGGGCTTCTACGACGCCTTCCTGGACCATGCCGAGGCCCTGCGCAGGACCAAACCCATCGTGGTCGGCGGCGACTTCAACACCGCCCACTGCGAGATCGACCTCAAGAACCCCAAGGCCAATGCGGAGCGCTCCGGCTTCCTGCCCGAGGAGCGGGCCTGGATCGACCGCTTCATCGCCCACGGTTATGTGGACACCTTTCGCCTGTTCGAGGACGGCCCCGGCCACTACTCATGGTGGTCCTACCGCTTCAACGCCCGCCAGAACAACGCGGGCTGGCGCATCGACTACTTCTTCGTCTCCGAGGAGCTGCGCCCCAAGGTAACACGCGCCTGGATAGAGCCCGAAGTGCCCGGCTCGGACCACTGCCCGGTCGGGGTGGAGATCGACACTGCGTGA
- a CDS encoding restriction endonuclease has product MSIVNHDFTDRIIEILNLHSGGSGRLLLKNSELIQYLNIKTKAANRGSKSRAGLANHYAIYVLVEDYINGGFNTINGYADYDGAKFCDLFRRQRELPFGSKLQNHALNHRLNEEFRKYFPSCENLPIIRDVGSNRYWINEKLLLADLNERQINLAVPIKEIIEAYIKARKSAFSEFMNYCQEIVDIQENSPEKAIDFIKGLFRPNVDARIFEIASFAVLKQYYADRRIYWGWSPEELIEESLVLYKTGRTNANDGGIDFVMRPLGRFFQVTETVDAGKYFLDIDKVQRYPITFVVKTNESCAEILKKIELQAEAKYQIKAIVKKYIESVEEIINIPRLMAIFKSVLGSGKGSNVVEEIILQSRVEFNIEAEEQDVLTFKNADM; this is encoded by the coding sequence ATGTCAATTGTTAATCACGACTTCACGGACAGAATCATTGAAATCCTCAACCTCCATTCCGGCGGAAGCGGTAGATTGCTGCTGAAAAACTCCGAACTTATCCAGTACCTTAATATCAAGACCAAGGCTGCTAATCGTGGATCTAAATCACGGGCAGGGCTTGCAAACCATTACGCTATTTACGTACTGGTTGAGGATTATATCAACGGTGGATTTAACACTATCAATGGCTACGCAGATTACGATGGAGCAAAATTTTGTGATCTCTTTCGTCGCCAAAGAGAGCTACCCTTCGGTAGCAAATTACAAAACCATGCTTTAAACCATCGCCTCAATGAAGAGTTTAGGAAATACTTTCCTTCTTGTGAAAATCTCCCAATAATTAGAGACGTAGGAAGCAATAGATATTGGATAAACGAAAAGCTTCTTCTTGCTGATTTGAACGAGAGGCAGATTAATCTTGCTGTCCCCATCAAGGAGATTATTGAAGCCTATATAAAAGCACGTAAGAGTGCCTTTTCTGAATTTATGAATTACTGCCAAGAGATTGTTGACATTCAGGAAAACTCTCCAGAAAAGGCTATCGACTTCATAAAAGGGCTGTTCAGACCCAATGTTGATGCAAGGATTTTTGAAATTGCAAGTTTCGCAGTACTTAAGCAATATTATGCAGATCGGCGCATATACTGGGGATGGTCACCTGAAGAGTTAATTGAGGAGTCACTTGTCCTGTATAAAACCGGAAGAACAAATGCCAATGATGGCGGAATAGACTTCGTTATGCGTCCGCTTGGACGATTCTTTCAAGTCACTGAGACTGTTGATGCTGGTAAATATTTTTTGGACATTGACAAGGTTCAAAGATACCCCATCACATTTGTTGTGAAAACTAACGAATCTTGCGCCGAAATCCTAAAAAAAATTGAACTTCAAGCAGAGGCTAAATACCAAATAAAAGCGATTGTGAAAAAATACATCGAATCCGTTGAAGAAATTATTAACATTCCTCGATTAATGGCTATTTTTAAAAGCGTTCTCGGGTCAGGCAAAGGATCGAATGTTGTAGAGGAAATAATTCTTCAAAGCAGAGTCGAGTTTAATATTGAAGCTGAGGAGCAGGATGTCCTCACTTTTAAAAACGCTGACATGTAA
- the fsa gene encoding fructose-6-phosphate aldolase → MRFFLDTANVEQIREVKELGLLDGVTTNPTIMAREGGDWRTQAERICSLVDGPVSLEVIATTHEEMIKEAKDLVSFGENVVVKIPLIAEGLKAMRELAERGIRVNATLVFSPAQALLAAKLGAAYVSPFVGRLDGLSQSGMECVEQIRTMFDNYDFKTQILVASVRHPLHVLDAALIGADVVTLPYATLTQLIRHPLTDSGLAAFLSDWEAYQKG, encoded by the coding sequence ATGCGATTTTTTCTGGATACGGCCAATGTGGAGCAGATTCGCGAGGTGAAGGAACTGGGTCTGCTTGACGGCGTGACCACCAATCCGACCATCATGGCCCGCGAGGGGGGCGACTGGCGCACCCAGGCCGAGCGCATCTGCTCCCTGGTGGACGGCCCGGTGAGCCTCGAGGTGATCGCCACCACCCACGAGGAGATGATCAAGGAGGCCAAGGATCTGGTCTCCTTCGGCGAAAACGTGGTGGTCAAGATCCCGCTGATCGCCGAGGGGCTCAAGGCCATGCGCGAGCTTGCCGAGCGCGGCATCCGGGTCAACGCCACCCTGGTTTTCTCCCCGGCCCAGGCGCTGCTGGCGGCCAAGCTGGGCGCGGCCTACGTCTCGCCCTTCGTGGGGCGGCTGGACGGCCTCTCCCAGAGCGGCATGGAGTGCGTGGAGCAGATACGAACCATGTTCGACAACTACGACTTCAAGACCCAGATCCTGGTGGCCAGCGTACGCCACCCCCTGCATGTGCTGGACGCGGCCCTCATCGGCGCGGACGTGGTCACCCTGCCCTACGCCACCCTGACCCAGCTCATCCGCCACCCCCTGACCGACTCCGGCCTGGCCGCCTTCCTGTCCGACTGGGAGGCGTATCAGAAGGGGTAA
- the cbiE gene encoding precorrin-6y C5,15-methyltransferase (decarboxylating) subunit CbiE, whose translation MPTTNPVYVIGLAPGSLQLPPRARDALARADLVAGGKRLLAACPDDLIPKGAERLPITGHLAPVLETIRKAASKGRVVVVLCDGDPLFFGIGKRLAEELGSENLIVEPNLSTVQLASARLGLAWQEMDFVSLHGRDDFSPLYAALVRADLIAVFTDAENTPAEVARALLERGAECFSMTVLEDLGTLQERIRPLALPETWGMDFSDLNLVILERLYPPEIELTLGIPDHFYLHQKNLITKLPVRATGLALLNVEPESTIWDLGAGCGSVSIEASHLARRGRVFAVERHKTRAAMIRENIRRTGAWLVDVVLGTMPDCLKGLPRPDRVFIGGGLGGPSNEDTALLEIACERLKPRGRMVIHCILLDTLHTAKDHFQALGWHFGVTQLQASATDSLAGDLRFKAQNPVFILWAEKP comes from the coding sequence ATGCCGACCACAAACCCTGTTTACGTCATCGGGCTTGCCCCCGGATCGCTTCAGCTTCCTCCCCGTGCCCGCGATGCGCTGGCCCGCGCCGATCTGGTGGCGGGTGGCAAGCGGCTCCTGGCCGCCTGCCCGGACGATCTGATCCCCAAGGGGGCCGAGCGGCTGCCCATCACCGGCCACCTCGCGCCCGTGCTCGAGACCATCCGCAAGGCCGCGTCCAAGGGCCGCGTCGTGGTCGTGCTCTGCGACGGCGACCCGCTCTTTTTCGGCATCGGCAAGCGGCTGGCCGAGGAGCTGGGCAGCGAAAACCTGATCGTGGAGCCCAATCTTTCCACCGTGCAGCTGGCTTCAGCCCGTCTCGGTTTGGCCTGGCAGGAGATGGATTTCGTCTCCCTGCACGGCCGCGACGACTTCTCGCCCCTCTACGCCGCCCTGGTCCGCGCCGATCTTATCGCCGTGTTCACGGATGCGGAGAATACCCCGGCCGAGGTGGCCCGCGCCCTGCTCGAGCGCGGGGCCGAATGCTTTTCCATGACCGTGCTCGAAGACCTGGGCACTTTGCAGGAGCGCATCCGTCCCCTGGCCCTGCCCGAGACCTGGGGCATGGACTTTTCAGACCTCAATCTTGTCATTCTCGAACGGCTCTACCCGCCCGAGATTGAGTTGACCCTCGGCATTCCCGACCATTTCTACCTGCATCAGAAGAACCTCATCACCAAGCTGCCGGTACGCGCCACCGGCCTCGCCCTGCTCAACGTGGAGCCCGAATCCACCATATGGGATCTGGGCGCGGGTTGCGGTTCGGTCTCCATCGAGGCGTCCCATCTGGCCCGGCGCGGCCGCGTTTTCGCCGTGGAGCGCCACAAGACCCGTGCGGCCATGATCCGCGAAAACATCCGTCGTACCGGCGCCTGGCTGGTCGATGTCGTTCTCGGCACCATGCCCGACTGCCTCAAGGGCCTGCCTCGGCCCGATCGCGTTTTCATCGGCGGTGGTCTCGGCGGCCCTTCCAACGAGGACACCGCCCTGCTTGAAATAGCCTGCGAGCGCCTCAAGCCCCGCGGCCGCATGGTCATCCACTGCATCCTTCTCGACACCCTGCACACGGCCAAAGACCATTTCCAAGCCTTAGGCTGGCACTTTGGCGTCACCCAGCTCCAGGCCTCGGCCACCGATTCCCTGGCTGGCGATTTGCGTTTCAAGGCCCAAAACCCGGTATTTATCCTCTGGGCCGAAAAACCCTGA
- a CDS encoding PAS domain S-box protein, with protein sequence MLRLIMIIRKNLIAKIIVATGGIMLAGTLILIHLSIGFVNTHTLSEHVITADMVSRTIKLGLHNAMLRNSRHEIDQIIRKVAEINPITSIRVINKEGEIKFSNNPDEKETVIGQDSSLCQACHAWTPPKTALSREERIREIRSGEGAHLFSVQTPIENSTECSGGPCHFHPPDKSILGTMELVFSFDDTDIMVADYRTGLIVLGTIFFIITSGGIFLGLRQIITKPLSQLNKSSRDIAEGRTLRADLPIAGREDELGELARSHTAMVRALHAKQQALNAKMLEYELLFDNVPCVVTVQDRDYKLLEYNKETRERFSPFPGAFCYQAYKGIDERCEDCPVEKTFENGLAHCSEESRRNPDGTYSHWIVHTAPIRDEHGRVTKAMEMCLDITERKKLEERLRESEKKYHTIFNSVPNSIFVVDNTTLNIIDCNSTASSVYGYEPEELVGRSFLTVIHPDEAERIKAQLRAFTSINQVKSVRSDGSAFFVDVMQAISAHASTEYLLISTTDITERLEAEQLLFHAGKMATLGEMATGVAHELNQPLTVIKSASNFFIKKINAGETIPAETIATLAREVDSYVDRATRIINHMREFGRKADRQLERVNVNDCVNRAFTLLNKQFDAHGITVRWELAQSPPPVMASPEQLEQVVVNLLVNARDVLEEKTGAVNSDTALITVRTGRDQDRVFIQVEDNGGGIPEAIFSKIFDPFFTTKKVGKGTGLGLSISYGLVKNIGGAIHVDNGEAGARFTITLPVADS encoded by the coding sequence ATGCTCAGGCTCATCATGATCATCAGGAAAAACCTGATCGCCAAGATTATTGTCGCCACTGGCGGCATCATGCTGGCGGGCACTCTGATCCTCATCCACCTGAGCATCGGCTTCGTCAACACCCACACCCTCTCAGAGCACGTCATCACTGCCGACATGGTCAGCAGAACCATCAAGCTGGGTTTGCACAACGCCATGCTGCGCAACTCCCGCCACGAGATAGACCAGATCATCCGCAAGGTCGCGGAGATCAATCCCATCACCTCCATCCGGGTCATCAACAAGGAAGGGGAGATAAAGTTCTCCAACAATCCCGATGAAAAAGAAACGGTTATCGGTCAGGACAGCTCCCTGTGCCAAGCCTGCCATGCGTGGACGCCGCCCAAGACCGCCCTCTCCAGGGAGGAACGCATCCGCGAGATCCGCTCCGGGGAGGGGGCCCATCTTTTCAGCGTACAGACGCCCATTGAGAATTCGACCGAATGTTCGGGCGGGCCGTGCCACTTTCATCCGCCGGACAAGTCCATTCTCGGGACAATGGAACTCGTTTTCTCCTTCGACGATACGGACATCATGGTTGCGGACTACCGCACCGGCCTTATCGTCCTTGGGACCATCTTCTTCATCATCACCTCTGGAGGCATCTTCCTTGGGCTGCGTCAGATCATCACCAAGCCCCTTTCCCAGCTGAACAAGAGTTCCCGCGACATCGCCGAGGGGCGCACCTTGAGGGCGGACCTGCCCATTGCCGGGCGAGAGGACGAGCTGGGCGAGCTGGCCCGTTCGCACACGGCCATGGTCCGGGCCCTGCACGCCAAACAACAGGCCCTCAATGCCAAGATGCTCGAATACGAGCTGCTTTTCGACAACGTCCCCTGCGTGGTCACGGTCCAGGATCGCGACTACAAGCTGCTTGAATACAACAAGGAGACCCGAGAGCGGTTCAGCCCGTTTCCGGGTGCCTTCTGTTATCAGGCATACAAGGGTATCGACGAGCGGTGCGAGGATTGCCCTGTGGAGAAGACCTTTGAGAACGGTTTGGCCCATTGCAGCGAGGAGAGCAGACGCAATCCCGACGGAACCTATTCCCACTGGATTGTCCATACCGCACCCATCCGCGACGAACACGGCCGGGTGACCAAGGCCATGGAGATGTGCCTGGACATTACCGAACGCAAGAAGCTCGAGGAGCGTCTCAGGGAGTCGGAGAAGAAATACCACACCATCTTCAACAGCGTGCCCAACTCCATCTTTGTGGTGGATAACACCACCCTCAACATCATCGACTGCAACTCCACGGCTTCGTCGGTTTACGGCTACGAGCCCGAAGAGCTTGTCGGCCGGTCCTTTCTCACGGTCATCCACCCCGACGAGGCGGAGCGGATCAAGGCGCAGCTGCGCGCCTTCACCTCCATCAACCAGGTCAAGTCCGTTCGCAGCGACGGCTCCGCCTTTTTCGTGGATGTCATGCAGGCCATCTCGGCTCATGCCAGCACAGAGTATCTGCTCATCAGCACCACGGACATCACCGAGAGGCTGGAGGCCGAGCAACTGCTCTTTCATGCCGGGAAGATGGCCACTCTGGGCGAAATGGCCACGGGCGTGGCCCACGAGCTGAACCAGCCGCTCACGGTCATCAAGTCCGCCAGCAACTTCTTCATCAAGAAGATCAATGCGGGCGAGACCATCCCGGCCGAGACCATCGCCACCCTGGCCCGCGAGGTGGACAGCTATGTGGACAGGGCCACCAGGATCATCAACCACATGCGGGAGTTCGGCCGCAAGGCGGACAGGCAGCTGGAGCGGGTCAACGTCAACGATTGCGTCAACCGGGCCTTCACCCTGCTCAACAAGCAGTTCGACGCCCATGGCATCACCGTGCGCTGGGAGCTGGCCCAGTCTCCCCCGCCGGTCATGGCCTCGCCGGAGCAGTTGGAGCAGGTCGTGGTCAACCTCCTGGTCAACGCCAGGGACGTGCTTGAGGAGAAGACAGGAGCCGTCAATTCTGATACGGCACTCATAACCGTGCGTACCGGACGCGACCAGGACAGGGTCTTCATCCAGGTGGAGGACAACG
- the yhdJ gene encoding adenine-specific DNA-methyltransferase, with amino-acid sequence MSQKFHDRGDHIIYHGDALDVLNSSIPTESVDLIFADPPYNIGKRFSQFEDCWPSETEYVEWSYKWIDECIRILKPSGTIYLMTSTQAMPYFDLYVRSKLSILSRIVWYYDSSGVQAKKHYGSLYEPILHCVKDKKSYCFNTNEILVEAKTGAKRNLIDYRGVVPKPYNTKKVPGNVWEFPRVRYRMDEYEKHPSQKPEALLERIILASSRKGDTVLDPFSGTFTTGIVSKKLGRKSISIESQEEYVKIGLRRVLGHKEYQGEHLSSVTKNTTMKNGRSAKHGVEMGDLFNVNC; translated from the coding sequence ATGAGCCAAAAGTTTCACGACAGAGGCGACCATATAATTTACCATGGTGACGCATTAGACGTGCTAAATTCGTCAATACCAACTGAGTCTGTTGATTTGATTTTTGCTGATCCGCCATACAACATCGGCAAGAGATTCTCTCAGTTTGAAGACTGTTGGCCTTCAGAAACTGAATACGTAGAGTGGTCTTACAAGTGGATCGATGAGTGCATTAGGATCCTTAAACCTTCAGGAACTATATACTTGATGACTAGCACTCAGGCGATGCCATATTTTGATCTTTATGTAAGAAGCAAGCTTTCAATTCTTAGCCGAATTGTTTGGTATTACGATAGCTCAGGAGTACAGGCAAAAAAGCATTATGGCTCTCTGTACGAGCCCATTTTGCATTGCGTGAAGGACAAAAAGTCCTATTGCTTTAATACCAATGAAATTCTCGTTGAAGCGAAGACTGGAGCAAAACGTAATTTAATCGATTATCGCGGAGTAGTTCCCAAGCCATATAACACTAAAAAAGTACCTGGTAATGTTTGGGAATTCCCAAGAGTGCGCTATCGTATGGATGAATACGAAAAGCACCCTTCTCAAAAGCCAGAAGCATTACTTGAAAGAATAATTCTGGCCAGCAGCAGAAAAGGCGATACTGTTCTTGATCCATTTTCCGGCACCTTCACAACCGGAATAGTCTCTAAAAAGCTGGGCCGGAAAAGCATCAGTATAGAGTCGCAGGAAGAATACGTAAAAATTGGCTTGCGGCGTGTTTTGGGCCATAAGGAATATCAAGGAGAACATCTCTCGTCCGTGACGAAAAACACAACAATGAAAAATGGGCGCAGCGCAAAGCATGGTGTAGAGATGGGAGATCTTTTCAATGTCAATTGTTAA